Within Acidobacteriota bacterium, the genomic segment TGGTGGTCCCGGCCGCGGAGATACTTTCTGGCGCTGGCGTCTAGCATGGGCGCTCCCCCAAAAAATAGTGGGCGAATATACGTGAAAAGCGCCGGCGGATCAACGGCGAATTCACCGGACTTTCACCACCTGCTGGTAGATGGCCTCCAGGCGCTGTCCGATGCTCGTGTAATTGTAACGCTCCGCCACCAGCTTCCGGCCCTCGCGGCCCAGGTTTTCGGCACACTGACGATCCTGCAGCAGGTAGCAGACGCTCTCGGCGAAATTCTCCTCCTGGTTGGCGATGATCAGGTGCTGGCCGTCGCTGACGTCCAGACCGGCCGCGGCCAGTTCGGTCGCCACCACCGGTTTGCTCATGGCCAGCGCCTCCATCACCTTGACCCGCATCCCCATGCCCAGCCGCAGCGGCGCGACGATCACCTGGCAGCGCGCCAGCGCCTCGCGGATGTCCGGCACGAAGCCGGTGATGACCACGCCCGGCCGGTCGCGCAGCGCGTGGAACTCCTCGGGCGGGTGGATGCCGATCACGTAGAACTTCGCCGCCGGCAGCCGTTCTCGGATCAGGGGGAACACGCGGTCAACGAAAAAATGGACGGCGTCCACATTGGGATAGTGGTGATAGGCCCCGAAAAACCCGATGGACAGCGGTTCTACATCCGCTGCGTCGTGAGGGGCGAAATAGTCTGTGTCCACCCCGTGGGGCAGCACATCGATCTTGTCGGCGGGCACATAACCGTGGAGTTCATCTGCCTCCAGCCGGTTCATGCAGATGATCCGGTCCACCCGCTGCAGGATCTCCAGCTCGCGCTTCATCACCTGCAGGGAATCGTAGTACATCTTGATCTTCTGTACCGGGTTCGACAGGAACGGGATGTTCTTGCGATAGGCCATGAAATTGACTTCGTGCTCGGTGAGCACGGTGGGGATGCTGCCGAGCTCCTTCAGGTAGATGCCCATCTGGATATACTCGAGCTGTGCCAGGTCATACCGCTCCTTCTTGAGCAACTTTTGGAGTCGGGCGCGGAACTCGCCCGACATGTAGTCGATGAACGGCTCGAACGGGAACAGGTAGAACGGTCGCCGCTCCGGCATGGGCACGATGATCAGCTTGTCGCACATCTGCTTGAGTTCGTGGACGCGCGAATCGTCATCGTTCTTGTTTCGGAAGGTGAGGAGGGTCAATTCATGGAACCGGTGCAGATAGTGGAACAATTCGAATATTCGACTGCTTCCACCGTGCAGACCGCGGCCGGGCAGGTAAGCGCTGAGGCAGAGTATCTTCATGAATGGATTCCAGGGCGGTTATTATACTCCACCGGTCCACCGGCGACAAGAAATGCCCTTGCAACTTGCGGATGCTGCTCGTATCCTTTAGGTGGCTGGAGGGTTTGGGCAGATGATTCGCTTTGAAGATATCGCCGAAAAGCTCACCGCGCACTACCCCAAGGCGGATCTTGACATGCTGAAGCGGGCCTACGTCTTCTCGGCCAAGGCGCACGCGAACCAGTTCCGCAACTCCGGCGATCCCTATCTGGCCCATCCGCTCGAGGTGGCCAACATCCTCGCCGAGATGGGACTGGACGAGATCGCGGTGGCGGTGGGCTTCCTGCACGATGTGGTCGAGGATACGCTCACCGACATCGATACCATCCGGAAATACTTCGGCGATCCGGTCGCCCTCATCGTCGAGGGCGTCACCAAGATCGGCCAGATCGCCTTCACCTCCACCGAGCAGCGCCAGGCGGAAAATTTCCGCAAGCTGCTTCTGGCCATGAGCGACGATGTCCGGGTCATCCTCGTCAAGCTGGCCGACCGTCTCCATAACATGCGCACGCTCAAACACCTGAGCCCGGATCAGCGATCACGCATCGCACGGGAGACCAACGAGATCTATGTGCCCATCGCCAACCGTCTGGGCATGGGCAAGATGAAGAGCGAGCTCGAGGACTTGGCCTTCTACCACCTGGAGCCGGAAAAATACCAGGAGATCATCGCCCTGATCGAGAAGCGGCGGGCCGCCGGCAACAAGCTCCTGAAGGACGTCGAGGGGCGGTTGCGCACCATCTTGGCGGAGAACAACATCCCGGCGGTGTTCCAGGCGCGGATCAAGCGCGTGGCCAGCATCTACGCCAAGATGAAACGGCAGCGGATCTCCTTCGACGAGGTGTACGACTTTCTCGCCGTGCGCGTCATCACCGACAGCGTGCCGAACTGCTACGCCGTGCTGGGCATCGTGCACACCGCCTGGAAGCTCGTGCCGGGCCGCTTCAAGGATTACATCGGCATGCCGCGCCCCAACGGCTATCAGTCGGTGCACACCACGATCATGAGCGAGGCCGGCATCCCCTGCGAGATCCAGATCCGCACCGAGGAGATGCACCAGATCGCCGAAAGCGGTATCGCCGCCCATTGGATGTACAAAGAGGGCAAGATCACCAAGGACGACACCGACCGGCGCTTCGCCTGGTTGCGGCACCTGCTGGAATGGCAAAAGGAGGTCCAGAACCCCCACGAGTTCCTGACCAACCTGAAGATCGACCTGTATCCCGAGGAGGTGTACACCTTCACCCCCAAGGGCGATGTCATCATCCTGCCCAAGGGGGCGACGCCGGTGGATTTCGCCTACGAGATCCACACCGACGTCGGCCACCAGTGCTCCCAGGCGCGGGTCAACGCCCGGATCGTGCCGCTCAAGTACCAGCTCCGCAACGGCGAGATCGTGGAGATCATCACCGCCAAGGATCATCATCCCAGCCGCGACTGGCTCACCTTTGTCATCTCCGCGAAGGCGCGCAACAAGATCCGGGGGTGGCTCAACAAGTACGAGCGGCAGCAGGCCATCGAATTCGGCCGGAAGATCATGGAGAAGGAGACCCACCGGTTCCACTCGTCTCTCAAAGCGGTGTTGGGCCACGCCGACTTCGCGGCGCGGCTCACCGAACTCGGGGTGATCAAGCCCGAGGACCTGTACGCGCAGATCGGATTCGGCAAGGTGTCGGCGCGGAAATTCCTGGAGAATCTGCTCGGGGTCGCCCCTGAGGCGCCGGCGCCGGATGGCGCCATCAAGAGCCTGGTCAAGGATGTGTTCAGCCTGGGCCGGGACAAGCTGCTGGTCAGCGGCATGAGCGACATCCTCATCAGCCGAGCGCGCTGCTGCAGCCCCATCCCCGGCGAGGAAGTCGTGGGCTACATCTCCCGCGGCCGCGGCGTCATCGTGCACGCCAAGGACTGTCCGAACGTGGAGAAGCTGCTGAACCATCCGGAGAAGGAGATCGAGGTCACCTGGGGCAAGGCGCAGAAGGGGGCCACCTTCCCGGTCCGACTGCTCGTCTACACCGACGACCGGAAAGGGTTGATCGCGGATATTTCCAATAAAATCACGAAGATGGATGTGAACATCCGCGACTTCCGCGCCCATTCCAAGGGGCGTGAGGAGGGCGTGTTCCAGATCGCCCTGGAAGTCGCGGATCGATCCCAGCTGGATAAAATCATCCGCATGCTGAAGTCGATCAAGAATGTTCGGGATGTGGAACGGGCGGACTATTCCAAGACGTGACGCGCGCGCTGAACGCTCAGGCGCGGGACGCGGAAGTCGGCTTGACTACCTTGCCGGACCGCAGGCAGCGGGTGCAGACCCGGATTTTTTTCACGTCGCCGCCCACCTGCGCTTTCATCTTGTGCAGATTTGGCTCAAAGCGGCGGTTCGTGACGTTGTGAGCATGGCTCACGTTATGGCCAAAAACGGGCCCTTTCCCACAGATTTCACAGCGCTTGGACATGGTTCCTCCACGGCAGCCTTCTCAAAATAAAGGCGTATCTTAGCCAATGCACCCCGGTCTGTCAATCATTTTCTGGACCGGCACGGCGGCCGGCCGCCCCGCCGCTACGGCTCCCAGCGGTAGGCCGCCCGGTCCAGCTCCTCGAGCGTGCGGATCGGCCGGGGCGGATTCAGGTATCGCGCCAGGAACTGGTAGATCTTGACCCGGGTCTGCCGGGCCAGCCGCGTGTCGATGCGGTCGAAGCTGTGGCCGCCGGGTGCATCCTTGAAGATCTCGTATTCGAACGACTTATCTTCCGCTTTCAACGCCTGGATCAGATGCTCCACTTCGAGGACGAACACATCATCGTCGTTGGTGTTCGTGTGGATCAGGAGCGGCGTGCGCAACTTGGCCGCGTTCCAGGCCGGCGACCGGCGGCGATACTCGTTGACATTCTGCTGGGCGGTCTGGCCGAGGTGGTAGTCCGCCGCAAACTCGCGGCGATACTCGTCGTCGGAGTAGCCCATCCGGGCGATGAGGTCGCTCACCGGCACGCCCGCGAACGCCACCTGGTAGTCGTCCGGGTGATCGAAGATGTTCATCAGGGCGATCATGCCGCCGTGACTCCAGCCGACGATGCCCGCGCGCTTGCCGTCGACGGCGGGGCAGTTCTCCGCCACATAGAGGCGGGTGGCGTGCACGTCATCGTTCTCACGCCCGCCATAGTCGATGCGCTCATAAAAACCTTTGCCGTAGCCGGTGCTGCCGCGGTACTCCGGCGCGGCCACCACATACCCCTGGGCCACGAGCTCGCGGACGATGTGGGTGTGGTAGGTGGTGAAGTTGGCATGCACACCGCCGTGGGGCAGTACGATCAGAGGCAGCTTGCCGGCGCCGGCGGCCCATTTCGGGACGAAGAGGTAGGTCCAGAACTTGAGGGGATTCTGGGCGCCCATGGCCGTCGGGTTTTTCACCTGAGCCGGCGGAGGGCCGACGATGAAGAGCTTGTCCACCAGGGCCACGTCGCCCACGCGCTGGAACCAGAGCAGGTCGTCCACGGCCTTTTCCAGCACGTCGAGGCGATGGTCGAGCGCCTCAAAGCGGCGTTCCACGGCGCTCCGTTCCGGGGTCTTTGCATCGTCGCCCTGAGCCAGCCCGGCCGTGCCGAGCGCCAGCACCACGGCCGCCGTCCATGCCAGGCGGCCGAACCACGACTGGTTTGCGTTCAGGATGTTCATGGGATCTCCTCCAAGTGTCTACTCCCACCGCCGGGAGATGGGATCGACCGGCCGTTCCGGCACCGAAAGCCGCCGCCACGACCGCCCGTCACATCAGGCCGGTTGTGATGACCGGCGTCAGTTCCCGGTGGATGACCGTTTGACGGTAACCATTCTCGGCCCGAATGTCAAGCCGTCCCGCAACCGCACCGTCGTCCCGGTCTCCGAAAACATCGGGATCGCCCCTTGCGTAAGAAATCAGACATTTTGGTGAAGGAGAACGCATGCGCACACACCCTCTCGTTGCTCTGACTGCGATTGTTTGGCTCGCCATTTTCGGTTCGGCCCAGGCACCCTCGTCCACCGGCCGGGCCGAGGACTCTTCGCGCCAGCTCGTGCTGGTGGAGCAGCCTAAGCCGGTGCCGGCACCTTGGCGCGCCGGATTTGATTCCATCACCGCAGCCGACGCGGGTATCTGGATTCGCTGCCTGTCCGCCGACGCGCTGGAGGGCCGCGAGACAGCCACCACCGGCCACGAGGCGGCCGCTGAGTTCGTCGCTGCCCTGCTCGCCTCATGGGGTGTCGTCCCCGCCGGGGACCCCGTCCGCGTGGAGCCGGCAGGTGCCTTTGCCGCCGGTCCCGCCGCGCCCCGCCCCGCCGGGCCGCCCGCCCGCTCATACTTCCAGCGGGTGCCCATCCGGGAGATCCGCTCCGCCACCAGCCGCATCACGGTGGGCCGCAGCTCCGGCGCCGCCGAGCAAGCCCATGTCTTCCAGCCGGACATCGATTACCAGTTCCCGCGGGTGCGCCGAACCGAGGTGCTCCGCGCCCCCGTCGTATTTGTCGGGTACGGCATCCGGGAGACGGCCGCCGGCTGGGATGACTACCGCGGCGTCGACGTCAAAGGCAAGGTGGTGCTCATCCTGAACGGCGCCCCCCGCCCAGACGATCCGGCCTCGCCGTTCCACCAGCCGGAGCTCAAGGACAAGTATACCGGCGCCCGGCCGCGCCGCACCGCCTCGCCGAAGACGGCCGCGGCACGCGAGCTCGGCGCCCTGGCCGTGCTGCAAGTGGAGAGCGACGCCGCCGGCCGCGACGTTGCCGCCCGGGTGCTGGACGGCCGCGTCGTGGACGACTCCAAGCCCGTCATCGACACGGGCGACCGGGAACTGGAGCTGCCCGAACCGACCGCCCCGCTTCCCATGGATGCGCTGCCGACTCTGACTGTCTCTCGCGAGATGGCCGCCTACATCGTCGGCCTCGCGGACGCGGAGCTGGACGGCCTCCGGGCCGATATCGACGGCAAACTGCAGCCGGCCTCACGGGAACTGGCCGGCGTCACGCTGGAACTGCGCAGCGAAGTCACCAGCGCCCTGACCAGCTCCCGCAACGTGCTGGGTTATGTCGAGGGATCCGATCCGAAGCTCAAGGACGAGGTGGTGGTCATCGGCGCCCATCTGGACCACCTGGGACATTACGGTCCGTACATCTTCAACGGCGCTGACGACAATGCCTCCGGCGCCGCCGGCCTGCTTGAGATCGCGCAGGCGTATGCGATGGGCGACGCCAAGCCGAAGCGGTCGGTGCTGTTCGCCTTCTGGACTGGCGAGGAGCAGGGTCTCCTCGGCTCGCGCTACTATGCCGACCACCCCTTCGTGCCCATGGACCGGACGGCGGCCTGCGTGAACCTTGACATGCTGGGCCGGTCGTGGACAAAGGAGCGTCTGGAGCGCGTGTCGCGCATGTGGGGGATCAATCTACCCGAAGACGTAATGGCCAGAATCAAGGTGGAGGAGTTCATGGCTCTGTCGCTGAGTGAAACCGAGGCGATGGACGCGGCCATCCGCGCCGCAAACACCCACGTGGGGATGGCGCTGTATCTCCGACCCAGCCGCGGGGCCGCCGCCGGCGGCAGCGACCACGCCCCGTTCGCCCAGCGGAACATCCCGTGGACGTTCTTTTTCAGCGCCATGACCGAGGATTACCACACCCCGGGCGACTCCGTGGACAAGGTGGAGCTGGCGCGGGTGGAGCGCCTGGCCCGGCTGGCGTTTCTCACGTCGGTGGAGCTGGCGGAGGGCAGCCACCGGTGAACGGTGAACAATAAAGAGATAGGAGATAGGAGATAGGAATAGGCAAAAGGATTGAGAGGTGCCACACAGAGGGATCCAAGTAGGGATCCCAGGTGGTGAATCAGAAACAGGAGACGGGAGACGAAACAAGAAGCGAATCCCGAAACCCGAGACCGTTTTCCGATGTCCGATGGCCGATGTCCGCATTACCGGAACGAGCATCGAGCCTCGATGACAATTACGATTACGATTACGATTACGAGCACGACTACGATTTCGGTCCACGACGATGGGTAAGGCACTCGAGCTCGAATCATCGATCGGCTTCTAACTCTTCTCGCCTATCTCCTATCACCTGTCTTCCTACTGTTCACTGTTCACTTACTCTGCGCCTGCACCGCACTCATGAAGTTGAACTGCTGGTCAAAGAACAGCACGAAGGAGAGCACGGGCGCCTCTGCGGTGACGTGGATGTAACCGCTCGCCTGGTTCTCCAGGGTGCCGATCCCCTCCATGGTGCTGAGCTGGCGCACGTACTTCTCGCCCGGCGCCAGGGTGCGGTTCACCACGTTGCCGTTCAGCGTGCCGTCGATCTTGTGCACCGAGATGGAGATATTCACCGGCGTCGTGGTGCTGGGGTTCACCACCGAGATGCCGGTGCTGTACACCACGCCGCCCACATCGCCGTTGGCCACCTGGGCGTAGTAGAAATCCTTCGAACCGGTCGCCTGGAGCGGCAGCGTGGACTCGTAGAGATGGTGCGCCGGATCGCCGAAGGTGATGCAGCCCGCCAGCGGTTTGCCCGGCGAGCGGATCTCCAGCCATCCCTCCGACGAGGCGCCGTCGGGGAGGCCGAGTTGCGTGTCGGTCAAGGTCACGGTGGCGCTCCGTGGAACCGTAACGTTGAATGGTGCGGCCATGGGGGTGCCGTTCGCGTAGTACGGCCGGATCTCGGCCGTGGCGTCGCTGCCGTTGCCGCCGTTGTACAGGTTGATCGAGGTGGAGTAGATCCCCGGCCACAGCACGATGTGGGAGGCAAACAGCGTCTCCGCCCGGTCGCCGAACGGGACGGCATTGGTTGTGGCGACGCAATCGTCGCCGTGGCGGATCGTGGCGGTGGCAATGAACGGATGCCCGCTCTCGAGGTAGAGGGCCCCGTCGAATGAACCGAAGGCCGTCAGGTCGGTCACCAGCGCGCCGCGGGCGGGAACCGGAAAGGATCCGAGATAACTGCCGCTGGTGGCGAAACTGCTCTGCAGTTCCACCGTCATCCCATCAGCACTGGGATTGACAATGCGCACCTCGGTGGTGTAGCCGTTCTGCATCTGGATCCGCGGGATGACACCGATTTTCATCGTCTCCGTAAACACATTGGCGCCGTCCAATCCCTCCAGTAAACCCCATGGGAACCACTGGGTCAGGAAGAAACCCAGCAGGCCGTACTCCGAGGTTCGCGCCTCCACCCACCCCTGGGCGGGCTGGGTGAGCAGCAGTGCCCCTTCCGCCTGGTAGGCGCCTTGCCCGCCGGCCGGCCAGTTCCAGTTCGGCGAATCGGCGATGGACTGGCCGTTCACGTCATAGGCATGGAAGGTGACCGTGGACGCCTTGGCGCCGGTGTTGACAAAGCCGAATCCCTCGGTGTGGGCCGTCGGATCAAAATCCAGCCGCGGGAAGTATCGAAGAGCATAAATTGAACCTTCGTCCAGGTTGTAGACCAGCGGGCCGCCGGGATGGGGCAGTTCTGCCAGAGGCGGGAACGGGATGGATTCCGCGGGTGGCGTCTCCGGGATCTCCACCGGCGGGACGTCGGCAAACGACCGCACCGCCGGACACACGGGCAGGTAGTAGTACCCGCCGCCCCCCGTGGGTACCGTCGCCGCCATGATCGCCTTGACCTGGATGGGCCGGACCGGGTTGATCTGGAAGGTCATGGTGTTCTCGTACCAGAGTTCCGGCGCCCCTTCGGCGGGCACCAGCGCCGGTGGCACCCGGACGATCACCAACTGGTGGCCGGGCTCGGCGTTCAGGGCATGATTCGAGGTAATGGGGACGGTGCTGAGCCCCGCTTGGACCTCCAGCGGTCCGCTGTGACCGCTGTAGTCGTCATAAGCCGCGGCAAAGCCGGTGATGTCGTCCGGAAACTGTAGGATTCCCACACCGCCCACATCGTTCACGGAGATCTTGTTGGAGTGGATAATCTGGACCCGCATGTCGTAGCTCACCCCCTCCTGGTGGTAGTCCAGGAACGAGTACGAGCCGGTCAGCACGCTCGCCGTGCTCTCCTCGACGGTGGGCCGGACGCCCCCCATCCAGATGGTGAGGGTGCCGGTGCCGTCGGGGGACATGCCGCCGCGCATGGGACTCATGTTGAGCATGTTGAAACAGGAACAGGCGCCGCCGATGAACGGCACCAAGGCGGCGAAACCGACGATCAGGGCAATTTTAAAGCTGTTGGACAT encodes:
- a CDS encoding glycosyltransferase; this translates as MKILCLSAYLPGRGLHGGSSRIFELFHYLHRFHELTLLTFRNKNDDDSRVHELKQMCDKLIIVPMPERRPFYLFPFEPFIDYMSGEFRARLQKLLKKERYDLAQLEYIQMGIYLKELGSIPTVLTEHEVNFMAYRKNIPFLSNPVQKIKMYYDSLQVMKRELEILQRVDRIICMNRLEADELHGYVPADKIDVLPHGVDTDYFAPHDAADVEPLSIGFFGAYHHYPNVDAVHFFVDRVFPLIRERLPAAKFYVIGIHPPEEFHALRDRPGVVITGFVPDIREALARCQVIVAPLRLGMGMRVKVMEALAMSKPVVATELAAAGLDVSDGQHLIIANQEENFAESVCYLLQDRQCAENLGREGRKLVAERYNYTSIGQRLEAIYQQVVKVR
- a CDS encoding bifunctional (p)ppGpp synthetase/guanosine-3',5'-bis(diphosphate) 3'-pyrophosphohydrolase; translation: MIRFEDIAEKLTAHYPKADLDMLKRAYVFSAKAHANQFRNSGDPYLAHPLEVANILAEMGLDEIAVAVGFLHDVVEDTLTDIDTIRKYFGDPVALIVEGVTKIGQIAFTSTEQRQAENFRKLLLAMSDDVRVILVKLADRLHNMRTLKHLSPDQRSRIARETNEIYVPIANRLGMGKMKSELEDLAFYHLEPEKYQEIIALIEKRRAAGNKLLKDVEGRLRTILAENNIPAVFQARIKRVASIYAKMKRQRISFDEVYDFLAVRVITDSVPNCYAVLGIVHTAWKLVPGRFKDYIGMPRPNGYQSVHTTIMSEAGIPCEIQIRTEEMHQIAESGIAAHWMYKEGKITKDDTDRRFAWLRHLLEWQKEVQNPHEFLTNLKIDLYPEEVYTFTPKGDVIILPKGATPVDFAYEIHTDVGHQCSQARVNARIVPLKYQLRNGEIVEIITAKDHHPSRDWLTFVISAKARNKIRGWLNKYERQQAIEFGRKIMEKETHRFHSSLKAVLGHADFAARLTELGVIKPEDLYAQIGFGKVSARKFLENLLGVAPEAPAPDGAIKSLVKDVFSLGRDKLLVSGMSDILISRARCCSPIPGEEVVGYISRGRGVIVHAKDCPNVEKLLNHPEKEIEVTWGKAQKGATFPVRLLVYTDDRKGLIADISNKITKMDVNIRDFRAHSKGREEGVFQIALEVADRSQLDKIIRMLKSIKNVRDVERADYSKT
- a CDS encoding 50S ribosomal protein L28, which codes for MSKRCEICGKGPVFGHNVSHAHNVTNRRFEPNLHKMKAQVGGDVKKIRVCTRCLRSGKVVKPTSASRA
- a CDS encoding S9 family peptidase, which codes for MNILNANQSWFGRLAWTAAVVLALGTAGLAQGDDAKTPERSAVERRFEALDHRLDVLEKAVDDLLWFQRVGDVALVDKLFIVGPPPAQVKNPTAMGAQNPLKFWTYLFVPKWAAGAGKLPLIVLPHGGVHANFTTYHTHIVRELVAQGYVVAAPEYRGSTGYGKGFYERIDYGGRENDDVHATRLYVAENCPAVDGKRAGIVGWSHGGMIALMNIFDHPDDYQVAFAGVPVSDLIARMGYSDDEYRREFAADYHLGQTAQQNVNEYRRRSPAWNAAKLRTPLLIHTNTNDDDVFVLEVEHLIQALKAEDKSFEYEIFKDAPGGHSFDRIDTRLARQTRVKIYQFLARYLNPPRPIRTLEELDRAAYRWEP
- a CDS encoding M20/M25/M40 family metallo-hydrolase, encoding MRTHPLVALTAIVWLAIFGSAQAPSSTGRAEDSSRQLVLVEQPKPVPAPWRAGFDSITAADAGIWIRCLSADALEGRETATTGHEAAAEFVAALLASWGVVPAGDPVRVEPAGAFAAGPAAPRPAGPPARSYFQRVPIREIRSATSRITVGRSSGAAEQAHVFQPDIDYQFPRVRRTEVLRAPVVFVGYGIRETAAGWDDYRGVDVKGKVVLILNGAPRPDDPASPFHQPELKDKYTGARPRRTASPKTAAARELGALAVLQVESDAAGRDVAARVLDGRVVDDSKPVIDTGDRELELPEPTAPLPMDALPTLTVSREMAAYIVGLADAELDGLRADIDGKLQPASRELAGVTLELRSEVTSALTSSRNVLGYVEGSDPKLKDEVVVIGAHLDHLGHYGPYIFNGADDNASGAAGLLEIAQAYAMGDAKPKRSVLFAFWTGEEQGLLGSRYYADHPFVPMDRTAACVNLDMLGRSWTKERLERVSRMWGINLPEDVMARIKVEEFMALSLSETEAMDAAIRAANTHVGMALYLRPSRGAAAGGSDHAPFAQRNIPWTFFFSAMTEDYHTPGDSVDKVELARVERLARLAFLTSVELAEGSHR